In the genome of Apodemus sylvaticus chromosome 2, mApoSyl1.1, whole genome shotgun sequence, one region contains:
- the Marchf8 gene encoding E3 ubiquitin-protein ligase MARCHF8 isoform X2 yields the protein MSMPLHQISAIPSQDAISARVYRSKTKDKEQNEKTLGHSMSHPSNISKAASSPPSTTAPASAFSRTSVTPSNQDICSSSAVFSECCYYHPVQSAVVLKAPPYQSSLTQGLTVTVVCKDTLQASKKNLFGSDWDQVLSPAKNTKARRALRFSKSLSDVGEKTQDTLESFDYMERTCSEGKLVLPQGSSLTKNRLHHKGKRAEHCPPLGHSKPSSLLPLSTNHSAVPKREAGRGSVRIPLLEEKADGEARLRSQRLLRYLLSLSRGSSASSLHRFHELECHASHLHTAKSSSWLAGSMDFCSDEMGDDDVFEDTSSARLKNRVLRAPLCSVEKDSDLDCPSLLSEKCTPISPVSTSGDACRICHCEGDDESPLITPCHCTGSLHFVHQACLQQWIKSSDTRCCELCKYEFIMETKLKPLRKWEKLQMTASERRKIMCSVTFHVIAITCVVWSLYVLIDRTAEEIKQGQVTGILEWPFWTKLVVVAIGFTGGLLFMYVQCKVYLQLWKRLKAYNRVIYVQNCPETSKKNIFEKSALTEPTFENKEGHGMCHSTTNSSCTEPEDTGAEIINV from the exons GCTGCGAGTAGTCCTCCATCCACGACGGCTCCAGCTTCTGCCTTCTCTCGCACTTCTGTCACACCATCCAACCAGGACATCTGCAG TTCCAGTGCAGTGTTTTCTGAGTGTTGTTACTACCATCCCGTGCAGTCTGCTGTTGTCTTGAAAGCTCCTCCATACCAGAGTTCTCTGACACAAGGGCTCACTGTGACAGTTGTCTGTAAGGACACATTACAGGCATCAAAGAAAAATCTCTTTGGTTCAGACTGGGACCAAGTCTTGTCACCTGCTAAAAATACTAAGGCCAGAAGAGCGCTCAGATTCTCAAAGTCACTAAGTGATGTGGGTGAGAAGACCCAGGATACTTTGGAAAGCTTTGACTATATGGAAAGAACTTGTTCTGAAGGGAAATTGGTGCTTCCTCAAGGTTCATCTCTCACAAAGAACAGGCTCCATCATAAAGGAAAGAGAGCAGAGCACTGCCCACCCCTCGGCCATTCCAAACCCTCTTCTCTCTTACCCCTTTCTACCAACCACTCAGCTGTCCCAAAGAGGGAAGCTGGCAGGGGAAGTGTGCGCATTCCACTTTTGGAGGAGAAAGCTGATGGCGAGGCCAGGTTGAGAAGCCAGCGACTACTCCGGTAcctgctctccctctctcgcGGCTCGAGTGCGAGCAGCCTGCATAGGTTCCATGAGCTGGAGTGCCATGCCAGCCATCTGCATACTGCCAAGTCCTCCAGCTGGCTGGCAGGGAGCATGGACTTCTGTTCTGATGAAATGGGAGATGACGACGTCTTTGAGGATACATCATCTGCCAGACTGAAGAACAGGGTTCTGCGTGCTCCCCTCTGCTCAGTAGAGAAGGACAGTGACCTGGATTGtccttctctgctctctgaaaAATGTACTCCCATCtctcctgtgtccacttcaggggATGCCTGCAG GATCTGCCACTGTGAAGGAGATGACGAGAGCCCTCTGATCACCCCCTGTCACTGCACAGGGAGCCTCCATTTCGTGCATCAGGCTTGCTTGCAACAGTGGATCAAGAGTTCTGACACACGCTGCTGTGAACTCTGCAAGTACGAGTTCATCATGGAGACCAAGCTGAAACCTTTGAGGAAA TGGGAGAAGTTGCAGATGACTGCCAGTGAGCGCAGGAAGATCATGTGCTCAGTGACGTTCCATGTCATTGCTATCACCTGTGTGGTCTGGTCCTTGTATGTGCTCATTGATCGCACAGCAGAGGAAATCAAGCAAGGTCAGGTGACAG GAATCCTAGAGTGGCCTTTCTGGACTAAGCTGGTAGTTGTGGCCATCGGCTTCACTGGAGGACTTCTCTTCATGTATGTGCAGTGCAAGGTGTACCTGCAGTTATGGAAAAGACTCAAGGCTTATAACAGAGTGATCTATGTTCAGAACTGTCcagaaacaagcaaaaagaatatttttgaaaAGTCTGCACTAACAGAGCCCACCTTTGAAAATAAAGAAGGACATGGAATGTGTCATTCCACCACAAATTCTTCTTGCACAGAGCCTGAAGACACTGGAGCAGAAATTATTAACGTCTGA
- the Marchf8 gene encoding E3 ubiquitin-protein ligase MARCHF8 isoform X3, with amino-acid sequence MSHPSNISKAASSPPSTTAPASAFSRTSVTPSNQDICSSSAVFSECCYYHPVQSAVVLKAPPYQSSLTQGLTVTVVCKDTLQASKKNLFGSDWDQVLSPAKNTKARRALRFSKSLSDVGEKTQDTLESFDYMERTCSEGKLVLPQGSSLTKNRLHHKGKRAEHCPPLGHSKPSSLLPLSTNHSAVPKREAGRGSVRIPLLEEKADGEARLRSQRLLRYLLSLSRGSSASSLHRFHELECHASHLHTAKSSSWLAGSMDFCSDEMGDDDVFEDTSSARLKNRVLRAPLCSVEKDSDLDCPSLLSEKCTPISPVSTSGDACRICHCEGDDESPLITPCHCTGSLHFVHQACLQQWIKSSDTRCCELCKYEFIMETKLKPLRKWEKLQMTASERRKIMCSVTFHVIAITCVVWSLYVLIDRTAEEIKQGQVTGILEWPFWTKLVVVAIGFTGGLLFMYVQCKVYLQLWKRLKAYNRVIYVQNCPETSKKNIFEKSALTEPTFENKEGHGMCHSTTNSSCTEPEDTGAEIINV; translated from the exons GCTGCGAGTAGTCCTCCATCCACGACGGCTCCAGCTTCTGCCTTCTCTCGCACTTCTGTCACACCATCCAACCAGGACATCTGCAG TTCCAGTGCAGTGTTTTCTGAGTGTTGTTACTACCATCCCGTGCAGTCTGCTGTTGTCTTGAAAGCTCCTCCATACCAGAGTTCTCTGACACAAGGGCTCACTGTGACAGTTGTCTGTAAGGACACATTACAGGCATCAAAGAAAAATCTCTTTGGTTCAGACTGGGACCAAGTCTTGTCACCTGCTAAAAATACTAAGGCCAGAAGAGCGCTCAGATTCTCAAAGTCACTAAGTGATGTGGGTGAGAAGACCCAGGATACTTTGGAAAGCTTTGACTATATGGAAAGAACTTGTTCTGAAGGGAAATTGGTGCTTCCTCAAGGTTCATCTCTCACAAAGAACAGGCTCCATCATAAAGGAAAGAGAGCAGAGCACTGCCCACCCCTCGGCCATTCCAAACCCTCTTCTCTCTTACCCCTTTCTACCAACCACTCAGCTGTCCCAAAGAGGGAAGCTGGCAGGGGAAGTGTGCGCATTCCACTTTTGGAGGAGAAAGCTGATGGCGAGGCCAGGTTGAGAAGCCAGCGACTACTCCGGTAcctgctctccctctctcgcGGCTCGAGTGCGAGCAGCCTGCATAGGTTCCATGAGCTGGAGTGCCATGCCAGCCATCTGCATACTGCCAAGTCCTCCAGCTGGCTGGCAGGGAGCATGGACTTCTGTTCTGATGAAATGGGAGATGACGACGTCTTTGAGGATACATCATCTGCCAGACTGAAGAACAGGGTTCTGCGTGCTCCCCTCTGCTCAGTAGAGAAGGACAGTGACCTGGATTGtccttctctgctctctgaaaAATGTACTCCCATCtctcctgtgtccacttcaggggATGCCTGCAG GATCTGCCACTGTGAAGGAGATGACGAGAGCCCTCTGATCACCCCCTGTCACTGCACAGGGAGCCTCCATTTCGTGCATCAGGCTTGCTTGCAACAGTGGATCAAGAGTTCTGACACACGCTGCTGTGAACTCTGCAAGTACGAGTTCATCATGGAGACCAAGCTGAAACCTTTGAGGAAA TGGGAGAAGTTGCAGATGACTGCCAGTGAGCGCAGGAAGATCATGTGCTCAGTGACGTTCCATGTCATTGCTATCACCTGTGTGGTCTGGTCCTTGTATGTGCTCATTGATCGCACAGCAGAGGAAATCAAGCAAGGTCAGGTGACAG GAATCCTAGAGTGGCCTTTCTGGACTAAGCTGGTAGTTGTGGCCATCGGCTTCACTGGAGGACTTCTCTTCATGTATGTGCAGTGCAAGGTGTACCTGCAGTTATGGAAAAGACTCAAGGCTTATAACAGAGTGATCTATGTTCAGAACTGTCcagaaacaagcaaaaagaatatttttgaaaAGTCTGCACTAACAGAGCCCACCTTTGAAAATAAAGAAGGACATGGAATGTGTCATTCCACCACAAATTCTTCTTGCACAGAGCCTGAAGACACTGGAGCAGAAATTATTAACGTCTGA